One genomic region from Sphingobacterium sp. UGAL515B_05 encodes:
- a CDS encoding SMODS domain-containing nucleotidyltransferase codes for MKINSYFNDFLSNIRLTSSQKEDLKRGHKTLRDRLAADDDLKDIIISTFLQGSYRRSTAVRPLNGKRADVDVIVVTNLNRNEITPQQAIEKFIPFVEKHYKGKYEIQGRSIGIELSYVDLDIVITSAPSESDKELLKSSSVTSSLMLEDFTNDYEWRLTKGWSDPDPMKAFNFLAESVKNQAEWKMEPLWIPDSEADSWDQTHPLEQIRWTRDKNKNTNKHFVNIVKALKWWRTLKLTDLKYPKGYPIEHMVGDCCPDGVTSVAEGVYMTLQGIVDNYSSERLLRATPILPDRGVPEHNVWKRVSNDDFTSFYDSVEEYAALAKEALEAETLKEQVEKWKEFFGDKFPSYDGDETKNTLSSGSAGFTTRKENTDAGPGRFA; via the coding sequence ATGAAAATTAATTCGTACTTCAATGACTTTTTGTCAAATATAAGACTAACATCCTCTCAAAAAGAGGATTTAAAAAGAGGACATAAGACATTACGGGATCGTCTTGCGGCCGATGATGATCTTAAGGATATCATCATTTCAACATTCCTTCAGGGTAGTTACAGAAGATCTACAGCAGTCAGACCTTTAAATGGTAAACGTGCAGATGTTGATGTGATAGTAGTTACTAACCTGAATAGAAATGAAATTACACCTCAACAGGCCATTGAAAAATTTATCCCTTTCGTAGAAAAACACTATAAGGGAAAGTACGAGATTCAGGGTCGATCGATTGGAATTGAACTATCTTACGTTGATCTGGATATCGTAATAACTTCTGCTCCCTCTGAATCGGATAAAGAATTACTAAAATCAAGCAGTGTGACGTCAAGTTTAATGCTTGAAGATTTTACAAACGATTATGAATGGCGCCTGACAAAAGGATGGAGCGATCCCGATCCTATGAAAGCTTTTAACTTTTTGGCAGAATCCGTAAAAAATCAAGCCGAGTGGAAAATGGAACCTTTATGGATACCGGACAGTGAAGCTGATTCATGGGACCAGACTCATCCGCTAGAGCAGATACGTTGGACTAGAGACAAGAACAAAAATACAAATAAGCATTTTGTAAATATTGTTAAAGCACTAAAATGGTGGAGGACTTTGAAACTAACTGACCTGAAATACCCAAAAGGATACCCCATTGAACATATGGTCGGTGACTGCTGTCCTGATGGAGTCACTTCTGTTGCTGAAGGTGTTTACATGACACTGCAGGGAATAGTTGACAACTACAGTTCAGAGAGATTATTGAGGGCCACTCCTATTCTTCCTGACCGAGGTGTGCCAGAACACAATGTTTGGAAAAGGGTTTCCAATGATGATTTTACTTCATTTTATGATTCTGTAGAGGAATATGCAGCCCTGGCCAAGGAGGCATTAGAGGCTGAAACTTTAAAGGAGCAAGTAGAAAAATGGAAAGAATTCTTTGGTGATAAATTTCCATCTTATGATGGCGACGAGACCAAAAATACGCTGTCCTCGGGTTCAGCTGGATTCACAACAAGAAAAGAAAATACAGATGCTGGACCAGGTAGATTCGCATAA
- a CDS encoding SAVED domain-containing protein translates to MATSVIARQSGDDFQSKFFWLKACGLNLPHTCIKKVAWEMDSTFGFDDVVVYYDPSTKESGYDVTEEYYQVKFHVDHRRAFTCEALMDPSFIGNTTESILQRLHKNYNNDPSTFASKRYNIVNTWGLDHNDDLPKLLGNNGGIRLDILFKNGPRSANGKIREAWKAHLQIDNDEALRDILAPLRIMHSFGDERNVKDQLNSNLLLSGLRPIPADQHSSKYNDLIQKLHASGKNVFTKDELFDILKAEDLYIGKAADEENFFKVGVRSFTKGAENLQNEVDQLTCFLHCFSSRFILEEYAGMEFINAEIKAIAAKIIENKKPVLLHLDTHLSLATLLGAELNPKYGVPEITLVQKTFNGKMLWKADTQIASAHMGPFWTITEEQHHSHGDETVLSINVTHNIIEDVNAFVEENLINVRTCIHATILPKIGATSLIDANHAVSALEELINNMRTIKRKSSAMGKVHVFIAAPNAMAFYLGQKISLLGKSALYEFDFEQQRNGGYHAILEI, encoded by the coding sequence ATGGCAACCAGTGTAATTGCAAGACAGAGCGGTGACGACTTCCAATCAAAATTTTTTTGGCTAAAAGCGTGTGGATTGAATCTTCCACATACATGCATCAAAAAAGTTGCTTGGGAAATGGACTCTACGTTTGGATTTGATGACGTAGTGGTATATTATGACCCCTCTACCAAAGAATCAGGGTATGATGTGACAGAAGAATATTATCAAGTAAAATTTCATGTCGACCACAGGAGAGCATTTACATGCGAGGCGTTAATGGACCCTTCATTTATTGGAAATACCACGGAATCTATCTTGCAGAGATTGCACAAAAATTATAATAATGATCCTTCCACTTTTGCTTCAAAACGGTACAATATCGTTAACACCTGGGGTTTAGACCATAATGATGATCTACCCAAATTACTTGGAAATAATGGTGGCATTCGTCTCGATATTTTATTTAAAAACGGTCCGAGATCGGCCAATGGTAAAATAAGGGAAGCTTGGAAAGCTCACCTCCAAATTGACAACGATGAAGCCTTAAGAGATATTTTAGCGCCCTTGAGAATAATGCATAGTTTTGGGGATGAACGAAACGTAAAGGATCAGCTAAATTCTAATCTGTTACTATCAGGTTTAAGGCCCATCCCCGCCGATCAGCACTCCAGCAAATATAATGACCTAATACAAAAATTGCACGCTTCGGGCAAAAATGTCTTTACTAAAGATGAGCTTTTCGATATTTTGAAAGCTGAGGATCTTTATATTGGTAAAGCTGCTGATGAGGAAAACTTCTTTAAAGTCGGTGTACGAAGTTTTACAAAAGGTGCAGAAAATTTGCAAAATGAAGTTGATCAGTTAACCTGTTTTCTTCACTGCTTTTCGAGCAGATTTATTTTGGAAGAATATGCGGGAATGGAATTCATTAATGCAGAAATAAAAGCAATCGCAGCGAAAATAATAGAAAATAAAAAACCTGTCCTATTACACTTGGATACCCATTTGTCACTTGCAACTCTTTTAGGAGCGGAGCTCAATCCTAAATATGGTGTTCCAGAAATTACGCTGGTGCAAAAAACGTTCAATGGTAAGATGCTATGGAAAGCCGATACACAAATAGCATCAGCACACATGGGTCCCTTTTGGACAATTACTGAAGAACAACACCATTCTCACGGTGACGAAACTGTCTTGTCAATTAACGTAACACATAATATCATCGAAGATGTAAATGCATTCGTTGAAGAAAATCTCATCAACGTAAGAACATGTATTCACGCAACCATACTGCCAAAAATTGGTGCTACTTCATTGATTGATGCCAATCACGCAGTTTCAGCACTCGAAGAGCTGATAAATAATATGAGAACGATAAAACGCAAATCCTCAGCGATGGGAAAAGTTCATGTATTTATTGCTGCACCAAATGCCATGGCTTTCTATCTTGGTCAGAAAATCAGCCTGCTTGGAAAATCGGCGCTATATGAATTCGACTTTGAACAACAACGAAATGGTGGCTATCATGCTATTTTGGAAATATAA